From the Pontiella agarivorans genome, one window contains:
- a CDS encoding DUF4870 domain-containing protein, with product MDDEDFRNRDDAARPPHIFSPDASERNWAMACHLSAVGGYLLPYVLAQFVIPLVIWLMKRDSGAFIDAQGKETVNFQLSLLLYAVVLTLSVIGLLLLLPLVIFGFVCPIVGAVKASEGREFRYPLCIHFIK from the coding sequence ATGGATGATGAGGATTTCAGGAATAGGGATGATGCGGCCAGACCGCCGCATATTTTCAGCCCGGATGCAAGTGAGCGTAACTGGGCGATGGCCTGTCATCTTTCGGCGGTAGGCGGTTACCTGTTGCCTTATGTCCTGGCTCAGTTTGTGATTCCGCTGGTGATCTGGCTGATGAAGCGTGACAGCGGCGCGTTTATTGATGCGCAGGGCAAAGAAACGGTTAATTTTCAGCTCAGCCTGTTGCTGTATGCGGTTGTGCTTACGCTGTCGGTGATCGGTTTGCTGTTGCTTCTTCCGTTGGTCATTTTCGGGTTTGTCTGTCCGATTGTCGGTGCCGTGAAAGCGAGTGAGGGACGCGAGTTCCGGTATCCGCTGTGTATTCATTTTATTAAATAG
- the folD gene encoding bifunctional methylenetetrahydrofolate dehydrogenase/methenyltetrahydrofolate cyclohydrolase FolD: MSAERIDGKQIAADIRAELKAEVAALKERGIVPGLGVILVGEDPASKSYVSAKEKACEAIGIFSDDNRLPAETTQEELLAVVERMNHDPKINGILVQLPLPGHIDESAVLLAIDPDKDVDGFHPMNVGKMMIGEEAFLPCTPHGVVQMLMRSGVETEGAHVVVVGRSNIVGKPVANMLLQKKEGANATVTLCHTRTKDLASHVKQADIIIAASGRPNTITAEMVKDGAVVIDVGVNRVEDASRERGYRLVGDVDFEEVSKVASKITPVPGGVGPMTITMLLFNTVESAKRANRID, translated from the coding sequence ATGTCAGCAGAACGTATTGATGGAAAACAGATTGCCGCAGATATCCGGGCAGAACTTAAAGCAGAGGTTGCCGCGTTGAAAGAGCGGGGCATTGTTCCGGGGCTGGGCGTGATCCTGGTGGGCGAAGATCCGGCGTCGAAATCCTATGTTTCCGCAAAAGAAAAAGCGTGCGAAGCAATCGGCATTTTTTCTGATGACAACCGGCTTCCGGCTGAAACCACGCAGGAGGAGCTGCTGGCGGTGGTGGAACGTATGAACCACGATCCGAAAATCAACGGTATTCTGGTGCAGCTTCCGTTGCCTGGCCATATTGATGAATCGGCCGTGCTGCTGGCGATTGATCCGGACAAAGATGTTGACGGATTTCACCCGATGAATGTGGGTAAAATGATGATTGGCGAAGAGGCGTTTCTGCCTTGTACCCCGCATGGCGTCGTGCAGATGCTGATGCGCAGCGGGGTGGAAACCGAGGGTGCGCATGTGGTTGTGGTGGGCCGCAGCAATATCGTTGGAAAGCCGGTGGCCAATATGCTGCTGCAGAAAAAAGAGGGGGCGAATGCCACGGTCACGCTGTGTCATACCCGTACGAAAGATCTCGCTTCGCATGTCAAACAGGCGGATATCATTATTGCGGCTTCGGGTCGGCCGAATACCATTACGGCGGAAATGGTGAAAGACGGCGCGGTGGTCATTGATGTCGGCGTGAATCGGGTGGAGGATGCTTCCCGGGAGCGTGGGTATCGCCTGGTGGGGGATGTGGATTTTGAGGAAGTCAGTAAGGTGGCATCGAAAATTACGCCGGTTCCGGGGGGGGTTGGGCCGATGACCATTACCATGCTTTTGTTTAATACCGTTGAGTCGGCAAAACGTGCAAACAGAATTGACTGA
- a CDS encoding ferritin, which yields MISKKMQKELNQQVNREFYSAYMYLAMSAYCNTIGLPGFAHWMRMQYEEESMHVTKMYDYILGQGGEIHLLAIEEPVKEYGSPLEVFEKTLEHEQYVTSLIHKLMDLAVQEKDYATQTFLQWYVTEQVEEEANVNDILAPLRMVGEDKGGLMMIDQQLAGRAAPTPLPA from the coding sequence ATGATCTCAAAGAAAATGCAGAAGGAACTGAATCAGCAGGTGAACAGAGAATTCTATTCCGCGTATATGTATCTGGCGATGTCGGCTTACTGTAATACGATCGGCCTGCCGGGGTTTGCGCACTGGATGCGTATGCAGTATGAGGAAGAGAGCATGCATGTGACCAAGATGTATGACTATATTCTCGGCCAGGGAGGAGAGATACATCTTCTCGCTATAGAGGAACCGGTAAAAGAATACGGATCCCCGCTGGAGGTATTCGAAAAAACGTTGGAGCATGAGCAGTATGTCACCAGCCTGATTCATAAACTGATGGATCTGGCGGTGCAGGAAAAAGATTATGCAACGCAGACCTTCCTTCAGTGGTATGTAACTGAACAGGTTGAAGAGGAAGCAAACGTGAATGATATTCTGGCCCCGCTGCGTATGGTGGGCGAGGATAAAGGCGGATTGATGATGATTGATCAACAACTGGCCGGACGTGCGGCTCCGACCCCGCTTCCTGCATAA
- a CDS encoding endonuclease/exonuclease/phosphatase family protein, with amino-acid sequence MLPNVLKILLSILVLSGSSAQTREFTVMTYNLRNFTLLDRDGDGRADDPKPDSECRAVARIISEANPDILAVQEIGNETYLHALQAWLKTQGVQYEYVELLQRGRYDNNLAVLSRYPIMDSTHHTNEWYSIGKARLPVARGFLETQIQISETYSFHLLNAHLKSKIYNRLGQTEMRRNEARLLNKVVRRILDKDPDCKLLVTGDMNDNPNSAAIREVTGKSRKNLFDLRPQEPGGDAWTYYDSSAELHTRFDYFFANAVMLNDVVPEKSTVIRHPLTYAASDHRPVLTTFKTD; translated from the coding sequence ATGTTGCCGAACGTATTGAAAATCCTGCTTAGCATCCTGGTTTTGTCCGGGTCCTCGGCGCAGACCCGGGAATTTACGGTGATGACATACAACCTCAGAAACTTCACCTTGCTCGACCGCGATGGAGATGGCAGAGCAGACGATCCGAAACCGGACTCCGAATGCCGTGCCGTTGCCCGGATTATCAGTGAAGCGAATCCCGATATTCTCGCCGTTCAGGAAATCGGAAACGAAACCTACCTTCATGCATTACAGGCATGGCTTAAAACACAGGGTGTACAGTATGAATATGTGGAACTTCTGCAACGCGGCCGATACGACAACAACCTGGCCGTACTGAGCCGCTATCCAATCATGGACAGTACGCACCATACCAACGAATGGTATTCCATCGGAAAGGCACGGCTGCCGGTGGCTCGAGGCTTCCTCGAAACGCAGATTCAGATCTCAGAAACCTATTCATTCCACCTGCTCAATGCCCACCTGAAATCCAAGATCTACAACCGGCTCGGTCAGACCGAAATGCGGCGCAATGAAGCCCGGTTGCTGAATAAAGTGGTACGCCGTATTCTGGATAAAGATCCCGATTGCAAACTGCTCGTTACCGGCGATATGAATGACAACCCGAATTCGGCCGCAATACGTGAAGTTACCGGAAAATCGCGTAAAAACCTTTTTGATCTCCGGCCTCAGGAACCGGGCGGTGATGCCTGGACCTATTATGATTCATCAGCAGAACTGCACACCCGTTTCGACTATTTCTTTGCCAACGCGGTCATGCTCAATGATGTCGTCCCCGAAAAATCAACGGTGATCAGACATCCGCTAACCTATGCTGCATCCGACCACCGTCCCGTTCTGACCACCTTCAAAACCGACTAA
- the cls gene encoding cardiolipin synthase, whose amino-acid sequence MISNSSDLTFWVVFSTMLHLCAFIGVTLHALQRRRHASSTVLWIFLAWSFPLIGPLVYLSFGIDRVSIKGLERQLTNQMLMKKRDARLAAETPLRAWHLDYCSASETIENRMSRKLNQAVDAIIPEHPLLSSNAVFPLASGDAAYPLMLQSIRSAKHHIHMQSFIIHRDETGRMLLDALKKKAEEGVKVRLLFDRFGSTHAYLGGMFRKYRNIPNFEICGWTQANPLKAQFQINLRNHRKNLVVDGRIAFFGGVNISSENVTSNGRKAIRDYHFKVEGPMVHELQLSFLSDWFFMTRESVDDLLQADLFPEIISCGNVNARLIDSGPSSAPGLLAEVFFNAIVEAQEQILIVSPYFVPSSDIIQAVRSAARRGVDVRIVVPKQNNHRYAGMASKALYEELLDAGVRIFHRNPPFIHAKAMVIDTSVALVGTANIDIRSLELNYETTALFEEQNAVTAIKRMIKEDIADSSEVDLNEWLNRPRLQKLGENLCALMTPVL is encoded by the coding sequence ATGATTTCAAACAGTTCCGACCTCACATTCTGGGTTGTGTTCAGCACGATGCTGCATTTATGCGCATTCATCGGCGTCACCCTGCATGCCCTGCAGCGCCGCCGTCATGCAAGCTCCACCGTCCTCTGGATTTTCCTGGCCTGGTCCTTCCCGCTTATCGGTCCGCTCGTCTACCTTTCATTCGGCATCGACCGCGTGTCAATAAAGGGCCTGGAACGACAGCTCACCAACCAGATGTTGATGAAAAAAAGAGATGCCCGGCTCGCCGCAGAAACACCGTTGCGCGCCTGGCATCTGGACTACTGCTCAGCGTCTGAAACGATTGAAAACCGCATGAGCCGAAAGCTCAATCAAGCCGTGGATGCCATCATTCCCGAACATCCCCTGCTCTCATCCAATGCCGTCTTTCCGCTGGCAAGCGGCGATGCCGCTTATCCACTGATGCTTCAGTCCATTCGCTCGGCAAAACACCACATTCACATGCAGAGCTTCATTATCCACCGCGATGAAACCGGCCGTATGCTGTTGGACGCCCTGAAAAAAAAAGCCGAGGAAGGTGTTAAAGTCCGCCTTCTTTTTGACCGGTTCGGCTCCACCCACGCTTATCTTGGAGGTATGTTTCGGAAATACCGGAATATTCCCAACTTCGAAATCTGCGGCTGGACTCAGGCCAACCCGCTGAAAGCTCAGTTTCAAATCAACCTGCGTAATCACCGGAAGAATCTGGTCGTTGATGGCCGCATTGCATTTTTCGGCGGCGTGAATATCTCCTCGGAAAATGTGACTTCCAACGGTCGGAAGGCCATTCGTGATTACCATTTTAAAGTCGAAGGCCCGATGGTCCACGAGCTGCAACTCTCCTTTCTAAGCGACTGGTTTTTCATGACACGCGAATCTGTCGATGATCTTCTACAGGCCGATCTGTTCCCGGAAATCATCTCCTGCGGAAACGTAAATGCACGGCTGATCGACAGTGGCCCCTCTTCCGCCCCCGGTCTGCTGGCCGAGGTTTTCTTCAATGCCATCGTGGAAGCTCAGGAACAGATTCTGATCGTGTCGCCATACTTTGTGCCCAGTTCCGACATCATTCAGGCCGTTCGTTCCGCCGCCCGGCGAGGAGTCGATGTCCGTATCGTTGTTCCTAAGCAGAACAACCACCGTTATGCCGGCATGGCCTCGAAAGCACTCTACGAAGAGCTCCTGGATGCCGGCGTACGCATATTTCACCGCAATCCTCCGTTCATCCATGCCAAAGCCATGGTGATCGACACCTCGGTTGCCCTCGTGGGCACCGCCAATATTGACATCCGCAGTCTGGAACTGAACTATGAAACCACGGCTCTTTTCGAAGAACAGAATGCCGTGACGGCCATCAAACGTATGATCAAAGAGGACATCGCTGACAGCTCAGAAGTTGACCTTAACGAATGGCTTAACCGCCCGCGTCTGCAAAAACTCGGTGAAAACCTCTGCGCCCTTATGACGCCCGTGCTGTAA
- a CDS encoding endonuclease/exonuclease/phosphatase family protein — protein MRFLLYNICYGTHGNQKKFPLLGLLGGTTNHLGEIIKFLGEKNPDVIGLVEVDNGSYRHGKKCQVEHIADQLGHFHSYRSKYAENSRWQQVPIYNKQGNAFLAKDAIHKEKFHYFDKGMKKLVMELELKEVTFFLVHLALSFKTRQRQILHLYDMIKNTDRPHIVAGDFNAFAGEDEIRLFMSASGLKNADVNMQPSYPSRGPKRHLDFILHSPEITVTDFEMPRVDLSDHLPLVLDFEIGKKSCT, from the coding sequence ATGAGATTTTTGCTATATAATATCTGTTATGGAACACACGGTAACCAGAAAAAATTTCCGTTGCTTGGATTGCTGGGGGGAACAACGAACCATCTGGGCGAAATCATCAAATTTCTCGGCGAGAAAAATCCTGATGTTATCGGCCTGGTTGAGGTTGATAACGGGTCCTACCGGCACGGGAAAAAATGTCAGGTGGAGCATATTGCCGATCAGTTGGGTCATTTTCATTCATACCGCTCAAAATATGCGGAGAATTCCCGGTGGCAGCAGGTGCCGATCTATAACAAGCAGGGGAATGCGTTTCTGGCCAAGGATGCTATTCATAAAGAAAAATTCCATTATTTTGACAAAGGCATGAAAAAACTGGTGATGGAACTGGAGCTGAAGGAAGTGACCTTTTTTCTGGTACATCTGGCGCTCAGTTTTAAAACGCGGCAGCGGCAGATTCTGCACCTGTATGACATGATCAAAAACACGGATCGGCCTCACATTGTGGCCGGCGATTTCAATGCGTTTGCGGGGGAGGATGAAATTCGACTGTTTATGTCGGCCAGCGGGCTTAAAAATGCAGATGTGAATATGCAGCCTTCGTATCCCAGCCGCGGTCCCAAACGGCATCTGGATTTCATCCTCCACAGTCCGGAAATTACCGTCACTGATTTCGAAATGCCGCGGGTTGATCTTTCCGATCATCTGCCGCTGGTGCTCGATTTTGAGATTGGGAAGAAATCCTGTACTTAA
- a CDS encoding DUF4230 domain-containing protein, with protein MTEFFIGMAVMLILAAALWVWNKTRKKAPAKEVRVFSSIEQLKAIGQLSVYKVLTKEIVTETDHTWGEFGNRYLGWVLSGKKMAMIFEFEIDFRYNLQSPYFEISEKGEGIYAVSMPPCDYEVNIRDIRFYDEQGSKLLPWLLPDLLNGFLSGGFKEQDKNNLVDAAKGHAQKQALELINNIQSEVQKSAKNTLKSLSRAFGAREIDFAFTAQEAEAKQVSVEVSEKIAS; from the coding sequence ATGACAGAATTTTTTATTGGTATGGCGGTAATGCTCATTCTGGCGGCGGCGCTGTGGGTGTGGAACAAAACGCGCAAAAAGGCTCCGGCAAAAGAAGTTCGCGTTTTTTCAAGCATCGAGCAGTTGAAAGCCATTGGCCAGCTCTCCGTTTATAAAGTACTGACCAAGGAAATCGTGACAGAAACCGATCACACCTGGGGCGAGTTCGGAAACCGTTATCTCGGCTGGGTGCTCAGTGGAAAAAAGATGGCCATGATTTTCGAATTTGAAATCGATTTTCGTTACAACCTTCAAAGTCCATATTTTGAAATCAGTGAAAAGGGCGAGGGGATCTATGCGGTGAGCATGCCGCCGTGCGATTACGAAGTGAATATTCGTGATATTCGTTTTTACGATGAACAGGGGTCAAAGTTGCTGCCCTGGCTGCTGCCGGATCTTCTCAACGGGTTTCTCAGCGGCGGCTTTAAAGAGCAGGACAAAAACAATCTGGTCGATGCCGCTAAAGGGCACGCCCAGAAGCAGGCGCTGGAGCTGATCAATAATATCCAGTCCGAAGTTCAGAAGTCGGCCAAGAATACGCTGAAATCGCTCAGTCGCGCATTTGGAGCTCGGGAAATCGATTTCGCGTTCACAGCGCAGGAGGCGGAAGCCAAACAGGTTTCGGTTGAAGTTTCAGAAAAAATTGCATCGTAA
- the deoC gene encoding deoxyribose-phosphate aldolase: MPYTMEQVASTIDHAVLKPNQTVADVRSNADMCLKYGVASMCVRPCDVRLASELLNDSKVLVSTVLSFPHGADTTAAKITQARLALEDGAREIDMVMNIGRFLSGNYDDVRKDIQAVTEIAHAENALVKVIQESCFLTLEEVAAACEISREAGADFVKTSTGFGPSSATPEIIDVMVKTVGETMGVKASGGIRTWDQAIGFLQQGATRLGIGATETVLNGRVSEETY; the protein is encoded by the coding sequence ATGCCCTATACGATGGAGCAGGTTGCCTCAACAATCGATCACGCCGTACTGAAACCCAATCAGACTGTTGCTGATGTGCGCAGTAACGCTGACATGTGTTTAAAATACGGGGTAGCCAGTATGTGCGTCCGCCCTTGCGACGTGAGACTGGCGTCCGAACTTTTAAACGATTCGAAGGTGCTGGTTTCGACGGTACTCAGCTTTCCCCACGGAGCCGACACAACGGCGGCAAAAATCACTCAGGCGCGACTGGCGCTCGAAGACGGTGCCCGGGAAATTGATATGGTCATGAATATCGGCCGCTTTTTGTCCGGAAACTATGACGACGTGCGAAAAGATATTCAGGCCGTCACTGAGATTGCGCATGCGGAAAATGCCCTCGTGAAAGTGATTCAGGAGAGCTGTTTCCTGACCCTGGAAGAAGTGGCGGCAGCCTGTGAAATCTCAAGAGAAGCCGGTGCCGATTTTGTGAAAACCTCTACGGGATTCGGCCCCTCTTCGGCCACTCCGGAAATAATCGACGTCATGGTGAAAACCGTTGGCGAAACAATGGGCGTGAAAGCCTCTGGCGGTATCCGCACATGGGATCAGGCGATTGGATTTCTTCAGCAGGGCGCTACCCGGCTGGGTATCGGAGCAACAGAAACCGTGCTGAACGGCAGAGTTTCTGAAGAGACCTACTAA
- the efp gene encoding elongation factor P: protein MYSASDLKKGLKIEIDGDPCMITNFEFSKPGKGQALYRCKIKNLITGNTFDKTYRSVEKINKASLMSRDFTFSYIDGDNYVFSDNETFEEAILSDELLGDLKYFIVDDMEVEILFHNERALDITLPNFVEMVIAETEPGARGDTATNVMKPAKLDNGYEINVPIFINEGDMIRIDTRTGTYADRVAKG from the coding sequence ATGTACAGTGCATCCGACCTTAAAAAAGGCCTGAAAATCGAGATCGACGGCGACCCGTGCATGATCACCAATTTTGAGTTTTCCAAACCCGGGAAAGGCCAGGCGCTTTACCGTTGCAAAATCAAAAATTTAATTACCGGAAACACCTTCGATAAAACCTATCGTTCCGTGGAAAAAATTAACAAGGCATCGCTGATGTCGCGCGATTTTACTTTTTCCTATATCGATGGGGATAACTATGTTTTTTCCGACAACGAAACATTTGAAGAAGCAATACTCAGCGACGAACTGCTGGGCGATCTGAAATATTTCATTGTGGATGACATGGAAGTGGAGATTCTGTTCCACAACGAGCGCGCCCTCGACATCACCCTCCCGAATTTTGTGGAAATGGTGATTGCCGAAACCGAGCCGGGTGCACGCGGCGATACGGCAACCAATGTCATGAAACCGGCGAAGCTGGACAACGGCTACGAAATCAATGTGCCGATCTTCATTAATGAAGGGGACATGATTCGTATTGATACACGGACCGGAACGTATGCCGATCGCGTGGCCAAAGGGTAA
- the epmA gene encoding EF-P lysine aminoacylase EpmA — translation MNTGPVIARDVLMRGIRAFFYARDYAEVETPIRLKIPCMELHIDAEPSGDHFLRTSPEIFHKQLLAAGHQRIFEIGKCFRHGERGPLHHPEYTMLEWYQTGADYMDILEETKQLIACVWKGVSRDWKILPVSEAFQEFAGWDPAGNYDENRFDIDLVDKVEPAIRKIGGPVVLKDYPVEAAALSRKKNGNPLVAERWELYIDGVEIANAYSELTDPVEQRMRFEECAAQRRALGKTVYPIDEAFLQALEHMPPAGGVALGVDRLLMLLLGASTLDAVLPFRN, via the coding sequence ATGAATACCGGCCCTGTTATAGCCAGAGACGTCCTGATGCGCGGCATCCGGGCGTTTTTTTATGCACGTGATTACGCCGAGGTGGAAACGCCGATCCGGCTGAAGATTCCCTGTATGGAACTCCATATTGATGCGGAGCCTTCCGGGGATCATTTTCTGCGCACTTCACCCGAAATTTTTCATAAACAGCTGCTCGCTGCGGGACATCAGCGTATTTTTGAGATCGGCAAATGTTTTCGGCACGGCGAGCGGGGTCCGTTGCATCATCCGGAATACACCATGCTGGAATGGTATCAGACGGGTGCGGATTACATGGATATTCTGGAGGAAACCAAACAGTTGATTGCCTGCGTCTGGAAAGGGGTTTCCAGGGATTGGAAAATTCTGCCTGTTTCAGAGGCATTTCAGGAATTTGCGGGCTGGGATCCGGCGGGGAATTATGATGAAAACCGCTTTGATATCGATCTGGTGGATAAGGTCGAACCCGCCATCCGAAAAATCGGCGGGCCGGTGGTGCTCAAAGACTATCCGGTTGAAGCAGCCGCTCTTTCGCGTAAAAAAAACGGCAATCCTTTGGTGGCGGAACGGTGGGAGCTTTATATTGACGGAGTGGAAATAGCGAATGCCTATTCCGAGCTGACCGATCCCGTTGAACAGCGTATGCGGTTCGAAGAATGCGCGGCGCAGCGTCGTGCTCTCGGGAAAACGGTGTATCCCATCGATGAGGCCTTTCTTCAGGCCCTGGAACATATGCCGCCGGCCGGCGGTGTTGCACTGGGGGTGGACCGTTTGCTGATGTTGCTCCTTGGAGCGTCTACGCTGGACGCCGTACTTCCGTTCCGGAATTAG
- the murG gene encoding undecaprenyldiphospho-muramoylpentapeptide beta-N-acetylglucosaminyltransferase, whose product MGRKLKIGVACGGTGGHIFPGLATANELASRGHEVTLWLAGKDIEHESVKGWNGEIITIPAEGFQFGFSFRSVQTVYRLLKAYRLALSKMKANPPDVVLAMGSYASFGPIKAAGKLNIPYVLHEANLLPGRAVSMLAGKADTIAVSFEKTSYYLKHANIVRTGMPLRKDIQDASARPRIPRAEGGPMRIMIMGGSRGAQVLNEVLPRSLALVAETGVQLEVIHIAGLQDTESIAAVYEKACIKAEVQHFIQHMEEVYLNTDLAICRSGAATCAELAAFGVPALLIPYPHAVRDHQMGNARILQDSGAADVVDQQDISTTWLRDYLIRVSEKPGRLERMATAMKKRGQSDAAQQLANLIEKVGGE is encoded by the coding sequence ATGGGGCGTAAATTAAAAATCGGGGTGGCGTGCGGCGGCACGGGCGGACATATTTTTCCGGGACTGGCCACGGCCAATGAACTGGCTTCGCGGGGGCATGAGGTAACACTCTGGCTCGCCGGGAAAGACATCGAGCATGAATCGGTCAAAGGCTGGAACGGCGAGATTATCACCATTCCGGCGGAAGGCTTTCAGTTTGGCTTTTCATTTCGCAGCGTCCAGACCGTATATCGGCTGCTCAAAGCCTATCGGCTTGCGCTGTCAAAAATGAAAGCAAATCCGCCGGATGTGGTGCTGGCAATGGGCAGCTATGCCTCTTTCGGTCCCATTAAAGCGGCGGGAAAACTGAATATTCCCTATGTTTTGCACGAAGCCAATCTGTTGCCGGGCCGCGCCGTTTCCATGTTGGCCGGCAAGGCCGATACGATCGCCGTGAGCTTTGAAAAAACCAGCTATTATCTCAAACATGCCAACATTGTCCGTACCGGCATGCCGTTGCGAAAAGATATTCAGGATGCCAGCGCACGTCCGCGAATTCCCCGGGCAGAAGGCGGACCCATGCGGATCATGATCATGGGCGGCAGTCGCGGGGCCCAGGTGCTGAACGAGGTGCTGCCGCGCTCGCTGGCCTTGGTGGCCGAAACAGGGGTGCAGCTGGAAGTGATTCATATTGCCGGGCTGCAGGACACCGAATCCATTGCCGCCGTCTACGAAAAGGCATGCATCAAAGCCGAAGTTCAGCATTTTATCCAGCACATGGAAGAGGTCTATCTGAATACCGATCTTGCCATTTGCCGTTCCGGTGCCGCCACCTGCGCCGAGCTCGCGGCCTTTGGTGTTCCTGCCCTGCTGATTCCCTATCCCCACGCCGTGCGCGATCATCAAATGGGCAATGCCCGGATTCTTCAGGATTCCGGGGCCGCCGATGTGGTGGACCAGCAGGATATCAGCACAACCTGGCTGCGCGATTATCTCATCCGCGTATCGGAAAAACCCGGACGACTCGAGCGCATGGCGACGGCCATGAAAAAACGAGGGCAGTCCGATGCTGCGCAGCAGTTGGCGAATCTGATTGAAAAAGTGGGTGGTGAATAA
- a CDS encoding UDP-N-acetylmuramate--L-alanine ligase, which produces MKKWVVNKMDPVDQAAELIQKGGHVHLIGIGGIGMAGIAWLLKERGFCVSGCDLQQNRQTDWLSENGINIASDHTESHLSDAVDWVVRSTAVSDAHPEIRAALKKGLPVSRRGEVLPALMRDRTCIAVSGTHGKTTTTAMIAQILSCGFFVGGEMAGFDGAVARDGEIMVVEADESDGTVAGYSPDFAIITNIEYDHMEHHDSEAAFIGCFEQLIRQTKKTVFYCSADPIAARICSAHSKCVPYGLIAHLNLPIPGIHNQWNASAAHAVSRAWKNDSEIFQALERIRPVARRFETVCNQDGIRIVSDYAHHPTEIAALIQTAQELKPKRLLAVFQPHRYTRTLALGEDFPPSFQGLEKLWLVPVYAASEHPLPGGTSEDLLNRFPEDWKNRLHYFPALEAAWEEARKELREGDLLLIIGAGDVEQIADWAKKTGVDS; this is translated from the coding sequence TTGAAAAAGTGGGTGGTGAATAAGATGGATCCGGTGGATCAGGCGGCTGAGCTGATTCAAAAAGGCGGCCATGTTCACTTGATCGGCATCGGGGGCATCGGTATGGCCGGTATTGCCTGGCTGCTGAAAGAACGCGGCTTCTGCGTATCCGGCTGCGACCTGCAACAGAATCGGCAGACCGATTGGCTCTCGGAAAACGGGATCAACATCGCATCCGATCATACCGAGTCCCACCTCAGCGATGCCGTCGACTGGGTGGTGCGCTCAACCGCCGTTTCGGATGCGCACCCCGAAATCAGGGCCGCGCTGAAAAAAGGTCTTCCGGTTTCCCGCCGGGGCGAAGTCCTGCCGGCACTCATGCGCGATCGTACCTGCATTGCTGTCAGCGGCACACACGGTAAAACCACCACCACCGCCATGATTGCGCAGATTCTCAGTTGCGGCTTTTTTGTCGGCGGGGAAATGGCCGGGTTCGATGGTGCCGTCGCGCGCGACGGCGAAATTATGGTGGTCGAAGCCGATGAATCCGACGGCACCGTTGCCGGGTATTCACCCGACTTCGCCATCATCACCAATATCGAATACGACCATATGGAGCACCACGACTCCGAGGCCGCATTCATCGGCTGTTTTGAACAACTGATCCGCCAGACCAAAAAGACGGTATTTTATTGTTCCGCAGATCCCATCGCCGCGCGCATCTGTTCCGCACATTCCAAATGCGTGCCGTACGGGCTGATCGCGCATCTGAATCTTCCAATTCCCGGAATTCACAACCAATGGAACGCCTCTGCCGCGCATGCAGTTTCCAGAGCCTGGAAAAACGACAGCGAAATTTTCCAGGCATTGGAACGCATCCGGCCCGTTGCCCGTCGCTTTGAAACCGTCTGCAATCAGGATGGAATCCGGATCGTTTCCGACTATGCGCACCATCCGACCGAAATTGCCGCCCTCATCCAGACGGCGCAGGAACTGAAACCAAAGCGTCTGCTGGCTGTTTTTCAGCCGCACCGCTACACCCGGACCTTGGCGCTCGGAGAAGATTTTCCGCCCAGTTTCCAAGGTCTGGAAAAGCTCTGGCTCGTCCCCGTCTATGCCGCCTCCGAACATCCGCTGCCCGGCGGCACCTCCGAAGATCTTCTCAACCGCTTCCCCGAAGACTGGAAAAATCGCCTCCATTATTTCCCAGCACTGGAAGCTGCCTGGGAGGAGGCCCGAAAAGAACTTCGCGAAGGGGACCTGCTGCTGATCATTGGAGCAGGGGATGTCGAGCAAATCGCCGATTGGGCAAAAAAGACGGGTGTGGATTCTTAA